A genomic window from Halorussus rarus includes:
- the ligA gene encoding NAD-dependent DNA ligase LigA — MASVSADENPYVEDPPTDFDPVEQLTDEEAAEQARLLREAVRYHDYRYYVENDPVVADRTYDALFTRLQDLEDAFDVQTDDSPTRRVGGEPLDELGTVEHVAPMLSIDSSGEAEDVREFARRMEREVGDDVSYVCEPKFDGLSVEIVYEDGEYVRAATRGDGHTGEDVTENVRTIASVPHRLRGDRPDRLVVRGEVHIPEGDFRELNRERVERGEDPFANPRNAAAGTLRQLDPSVTAGRPLDVFFFDVLDSSHDFATHWEQHETLPRWGLKVNDRVERTDDVEDAIAYRDRLMEDRPDLDYEIDGVVIKVDDLDACEELGATERHYRWAYAYKFPARSEVTTITDITVQVGRTGRLTPVALLEPVDVGGVTVSRASLHNPDEIAAMDVNVGDEVRVERAGDVIPYVAEVVEHGAEGHYEFPERCPVCDSAVEFDGPIAYCTGGLACDAQLRRAVQYYASEDGLDVEGLGGERVDQLIDAGLIDDSLADLYRIEKADLVDLEGWGETSAENLLRELEASKRPRLRAFLAAIGIPKVGPATAADLARSFGDLDGVRTATRDELESVEGIGPKVADQIAEFFDSLENERVIDDLLDAVGPLETPGDGETGDELAGLTFVFTGSLDGYTRNEAQQRVEDHGANATGSVSGNTDYLVAGDSPGQSKLDDAEAEGVPVLDEEAFEGLLAERGVAA, encoded by the coding sequence ATGGCGAGCGTCAGCGCCGACGAGAACCCCTACGTCGAGGACCCGCCGACCGACTTCGACCCGGTCGAGCAACTGACCGACGAGGAGGCCGCCGAGCAGGCCCGCCTGCTCCGGGAGGCCGTCCGCTACCACGACTACCGCTACTACGTCGAGAACGACCCCGTCGTCGCCGACCGGACGTACGACGCCCTCTTCACCCGCCTCCAGGATCTCGAGGACGCCTTCGACGTGCAGACCGACGACAGTCCCACCCGGCGAGTCGGGGGCGAACCCCTCGACGAACTCGGGACGGTCGAGCACGTCGCGCCGATGCTCTCCATCGACTCGAGCGGCGAGGCCGAGGACGTCCGGGAGTTCGCCCGGCGGATGGAGCGAGAGGTCGGCGACGACGTCTCGTACGTCTGCGAGCCCAAGTTCGACGGGCTCTCGGTCGAGATCGTCTACGAGGACGGCGAGTACGTCCGGGCCGCCACCCGCGGCGACGGCCACACCGGCGAGGACGTCACCGAGAACGTCCGGACCATCGCCAGCGTGCCCCACCGGCTCCGGGGCGATCGTCCCGACCGGCTCGTCGTCCGCGGCGAGGTCCACATCCCCGAGGGCGACTTCCGGGAACTCAACCGCGAGCGGGTCGAGCGCGGCGAGGACCCCTTCGCGAACCCCCGGAACGCCGCGGCCGGCACCCTCCGGCAGCTCGACCCGTCGGTGACCGCCGGCCGGCCGCTCGACGTGTTCTTCTTCGACGTCCTCGACTCTTCGCACGACTTCGCGACCCACTGGGAGCAGCACGAGACGCTGCCCCGCTGGGGCCTGAAGGTCAACGACCGGGTCGAGCGCACCGACGACGTCGAGGACGCCATCGCGTACCGCGACCGGCTGATGGAGGACCGGCCGGACCTCGACTACGAGATCGACGGCGTCGTCATCAAGGTCGACGACCTCGACGCCTGCGAGGAGCTGGGCGCCACCGAGCGCCACTACCGGTGGGCGTACGCCTACAAGTTCCCCGCGCGCTCGGAGGTCACGACCATCACCGACATCACGGTCCAGGTCGGCCGGACCGGCCGACTCACCCCGGTCGCGCTGCTCGAACCGGTCGACGTCGGCGGGGTCACCGTCTCGCGCGCCAGCCTCCACAACCCCGACGAGATCGCCGCGATGGACGTGAACGTCGGCGACGAGGTGCGGGTCGAGCGCGCCGGCGACGTCATCCCCTACGTCGCCGAGGTGGTCGAGCACGGGGCCGAGGGCCACTACGAGTTCCCCGAGCGGTGCCCGGTCTGCGACAGCGCGGTGGAGTTCGACGGCCCCATCGCCTACTGCACCGGCGGGCTGGCCTGCGACGCCCAGCTCCGGCGCGCGGTCCAGTACTACGCCAGCGAGGACGGCCTCGACGTCGAGGGACTGGGCGGCGAGCGGGTCGACCAGCTCATCGACGCCGGCCTCATCGACGACAGCCTCGCGGACCTCTACCGCATCGAGAAGGCCGACCTGGTCGACCTGGAAGGGTGGGGCGAGACCAGCGCCGAGAACCTCCTGCGCGAACTCGAGGCGTCGAAGCGACCCCGCCTCCGGGCGTTCCTCGCGGCCATCGGCATCCCGAAGGTCGGGCCGGCGACCGCGGCAGACCTCGCCCGCTCGTTCGGCGACCTCGACGGCGTCCGGACCGCGACCCGCGACGAGCTCGAATCGGTCGAGGGCATCGGCCCGAAGGTGGCCGACCAGATCGCGGAGTTCTTCGACTCGCTCGAGAACGAGCGGGTCATCGACGACCTGCTCGACGCGGTCGGCCCGCTCGAAACCCCGGGCGACGGGGAGACCGGCGACGAACTCGCGGGCCTGACGTTCGTGTTCACCGGCTCGCTCGACGGCTACACCCGGAACGAGGCCCAGCAGCGGGTCGAGGACCACGGCGCGAACGCCACGGGCAGCGTCTCCGGAAACACCGACTACCTCGTCGCCGGCGACAGCCCCGGCCAGTCGAAGCTCGACGACGCCGAGGCCGAGGGCGTGCCGGTGCTGGACGAGGAGGCGTTCGAGGGCCTTCTGGCGGAGCGGGGCGTGGCCGCCTGA
- a CDS encoding excinuclease ABC subunit C translates to MDGDAVRDRAGELPRQPGVYQFEDGETVVYVGKAVDLRDRVRSYADPRGERIRRMVDRADRIDYSVTDTETQALLLEANLIKRFQPRYNVRLKDDKSYPLVQLTDHEFPRIEITRDPDPAARARRAGEARSDGGARASAGGGPDASGPRVFGPFTRKTRVETVVKALRETYGVRGCSDHKFANRDRPCLDYDIGLCTAPCTAEIDRDSYIADVESVVRFFEGETGVLADPLRREMERAAENREFERAANLRDKLDAVEGFHGGAGEAVAHESDERAVDVLGVALEGDSATVARLHSESGQLVDRERHAVTVPEGDADDADTRAGAVLSAFVTQYYAERDLPDALLFSDRPDDEEVLDWLEGEGVAARVPGAGREATLVDLALKNARRGASEPDALAALRDALDLDRVPRRIEGFDVSHAQGKHAVGSDVAFADGSADKSGYRRKKLSDENDDYANMYDLVRWRASRAVEGRDDRPDPDLLLIDGGEGQLNAAREALADVGWDVPAIALAKDEEVVVTPSGTYDWPSDADHLHVLQRVRDEAHRFAVQYHQTLRDDVSTELDNVPGIGPQTRRKLLRRFGSVEGIREASVAELQEVEGVGEKTAETIETRLS, encoded by the coding sequence ATGGACGGCGACGCGGTACGCGACCGAGCCGGAGAGCTGCCCCGACAGCCCGGCGTCTACCAGTTCGAAGACGGCGAGACGGTCGTCTACGTCGGCAAGGCCGTCGACCTCCGGGACCGGGTGCGGTCGTACGCCGACCCGCGGGGCGAGCGCATCCGCCGGATGGTCGACCGGGCCGACCGCATCGACTACTCGGTCACCGACACCGAGACCCAGGCGCTGCTGCTCGAAGCGAACCTCATCAAGCGGTTCCAGCCCCGGTACAACGTCCGGCTGAAGGACGACAAGTCCTACCCCCTCGTCCAGCTCACCGACCACGAGTTCCCCCGCATCGAGATCACCCGCGACCCGGACCCGGCGGCCCGCGCACGACGGGCCGGCGAGGCCCGGAGCGACGGCGGCGCCCGGGCGAGCGCGGGCGGCGGTCCCGACGCCTCCGGACCCCGGGTTTTCGGGCCCTTCACGCGGAAGACGCGGGTCGAGACGGTCGTGAAGGCCCTGCGGGAGACCTACGGCGTCCGGGGCTGCTCGGACCACAAGTTCGCCAACCGCGACCGGCCCTGCCTCGACTACGACATCGGCCTGTGCACCGCGCCGTGTACCGCCGAGATCGACCGGGACTCCTACATCGCCGACGTGGAGTCGGTCGTCCGGTTCTTCGAGGGCGAGACCGGCGTGCTCGCCGACCCCTTGCGCCGCGAGATGGAACGAGCCGCCGAGAACAGGGAGTTCGAGCGCGCCGCGAACCTCCGGGACAAGCTCGACGCGGTCGAGGGGTTCCACGGCGGCGCGGGCGAGGCGGTCGCCCACGAGAGCGACGAGCGCGCCGTCGACGTGCTCGGCGTCGCGCTGGAGGGCGACTCGGCGACCGTCGCGCGGCTCCACAGCGAGTCGGGCCAGCTGGTCGACCGCGAGCGCCACGCCGTGACGGTGCCCGAGGGCGACGCCGACGACGCCGACACCCGGGCCGGCGCGGTGCTCTCGGCGTTCGTGACCCAGTACTACGCCGAGCGCGACCTGCCCGACGCGCTGCTGTTCTCCGACCGGCCGGACGACGAGGAGGTGCTCGACTGGCTGGAGGGAGAGGGCGTCGCGGCCAGGGTGCCGGGCGCCGGACGCGAAGCGACGCTCGTGGACCTCGCGCTCAAGAACGCCCGGCGGGGCGCGAGCGAACCCGACGCCCTCGCGGCGCTCCGGGACGCGCTCGACCTCGACCGGGTGCCCCGGCGCATCGAGGGGTTCGACGTGAGCCACGCCCAGGGCAAGCACGCGGTCGGCAGCGACGTCGCCTTCGCCGACGGGTCGGCCGACAAGTCGGGCTACCGCCGGAAGAAGCTCAGCGACGAGAACGACGACTACGCCAACATGTACGACCTCGTGCGCTGGCGGGCCTCCCGTGCGGTCGAGGGCCGCGACGACCGGCCCGACCCCGACCTCCTGCTCATCGACGGCGGCGAGGGGCAACTCAACGCCGCCCGCGAGGCCCTCGCCGACGTCGGCTGGGACGTGCCCGCTATCGCGCTCGCGAAGGACGAGGAGGTCGTGGTCACCCCGTCGGGAACCTACGACTGGCCGAGCGACGCCGACCACCTCCACGTCCTCCAGCGGGTCCGCGACGAGGCCCACCGGTTCGCGGTCCAGTACCACCAGACGCTCCGGGACGACGTCTCGACCGAACTCGACAACGTGCCCGGCATCGGTCCGCAGACCCGCCGGAAGCTCCTCCGGCGGTTCGGCAGCGTCGAGGGGATTCGGGAGGCGTCGGTCGCGGAACTACAGGAGGTGGAGGGCGTCGGCGAGAAGACCGCCGAGACCATCGAGACGCGGCTGTCGTAA
- a CDS encoding ABC transporter ATP-binding protein: MAAIEIDGVTKRYGDVVAVRDLSFEVEEGEVFGFLGPNGAGKSTTINMLLDFVRPTDGEVRILGRDVREEGVAVRERLGVLPEGFSVYDRLTGRQHLEFAIESKEADDDPDAILDRVGLGDAGDRKAGGYSKGMAQRLVLGMALVGEPDILVLDEPSTGLDPQGARQMRDIVREEADRGATVFFSSHILGQVEAVCDRVGILRDGQLVAEDSIEGLREATSADTVLRITADGVSDEALADVRDLDGVSEVERDDGGRLVVSCGSDAKTSVITTLESAGVDVSDFETEEASLEDLFMAYTTDRQEVTA; encoded by the coding sequence ATGGCCGCTATCGAGATCGACGGAGTCACCAAGCGGTACGGCGACGTGGTCGCCGTCCGCGACCTCTCCTTCGAGGTCGAGGAGGGCGAGGTGTTCGGCTTCCTCGGCCCGAACGGCGCGGGCAAGTCCACCACCATCAACATGCTGCTGGACTTCGTCCGCCCGACCGACGGCGAGGTCCGCATCCTCGGCCGCGACGTCCGCGAGGAGGGCGTCGCGGTCCGCGAGCGCCTCGGCGTGCTCCCCGAGGGGTTCTCGGTGTACGACCGCCTGACCGGCAGACAGCACCTCGAGTTCGCCATCGAGTCGAAGGAGGCCGACGACGACCCGGACGCCATCCTCGACCGCGTCGGGCTGGGCGACGCCGGCGACCGGAAGGCCGGCGGCTACTCCAAGGGGATGGCCCAGCGCCTGGTCCTCGGGATGGCGCTGGTGGGCGAGCCCGACATCCTCGTCCTCGACGAGCCCTCGACCGGGCTCGACCCGCAGGGGGCACGCCAGATGCGCGACATCGTCCGCGAGGAGGCTGACCGGGGCGCCACGGTCTTCTTCTCGAGCCACATCCTGGGCCAGGTCGAGGCGGTCTGCGACCGCGTGGGCATCCTCCGGGACGGCCAGCTCGTGGCCGAGGACTCCATCGAGGGGCTGCGCGAGGCGACCAGCGCCGACACCGTGCTGCGGATCACCGCCGACGGCGTCTCCGACGAGGCGCTGGCCGACGTGCGCGACCTCGACGGCGTCTCCGAGGTCGAGCGGGACGACGGCGGCCGGCTGGTCGTCTCCTGCGGGAGCGACGCCAAGACGTCGGTCATCACGACCCTCGAATCGGCCGGCGTCGACGTCAGCGACTTCGAGACCGAGGAGGCGTCGCTCGAGGACCTGTTCATGGCGTACACCACCGACAGACAGGAGGTGACGGCATGA
- a CDS encoding ABC transporter permease subunit: protein MTWQAIARKDFRDAVRSRWLWGLSAVFFGLFVGSAYLIGSGVEPQGNQPLTSEVFVPTLGNRVVALVVPIVAIAVAYSSIIGERESGSLKLLLSLPHSRQDVVAGKTLGRSTVLTLPVLIAMLLAAVVLALYGVQVEPLKYFAFVALTLLLGVVFVSVAVGFSAASSSNRRAMLGTVGTYVVLTMLWTQVRRVLVVFNDQLGLGWENMTLVKYGLFIKFFNPIRAYESLVTRLYTDSVLSARLYGAGRMQSFIAKQIGETPVYLSDWVVLAQFLLWLLVPVALGYLAFNDSDL, encoded by the coding sequence ATGACGTGGCAGGCCATCGCCCGGAAGGACTTCCGGGACGCGGTGCGCTCGCGGTGGCTCTGGGGCCTGTCTGCCGTCTTCTTCGGCCTGTTCGTCGGGAGCGCCTACCTCATCGGGTCGGGCGTCGAGCCGCAGGGGAACCAGCCGCTCACCTCCGAGGTGTTCGTGCCGACGCTCGGCAACCGGGTGGTCGCGCTCGTGGTCCCCATCGTCGCCATCGCCGTCGCGTACAGCTCCATCATCGGCGAGCGCGAGTCGGGGTCGCTGAAGCTGCTGCTCTCGCTGCCCCACTCCCGGCAGGACGTGGTCGCCGGCAAGACCCTCGGGCGGAGCACCGTGCTCACCCTGCCGGTGCTGATCGCCATGCTGCTCGCGGCGGTCGTCCTCGCGCTCTACGGCGTGCAGGTCGAGCCCCTGAAGTACTTCGCGTTCGTCGCCCTGACGCTGCTGCTCGGCGTCGTGTTCGTCAGCGTCGCGGTCGGGTTCTCGGCCGCGTCGTCGTCGAACCGCCGGGCGATGCTCGGTACGGTCGGGACGTACGTCGTGCTCACGATGCTCTGGACCCAGGTCCGGCGGGTCCTGGTGGTGTTCAACGACCAGCTCGGCCTCGGCTGGGAGAACATGACGCTCGTGAAGTACGGGCTGTTCATCAAGTTCTTCAACCCCATCCGGGCGTACGAGAGCCTCGTCACCCGGCTGTACACCGACAGCGTCCTGTCGGCCCGGCTGTACGGCGCCGGTCGGATGCAGTCGTTCATCGCCAAGCAGATCGGCGAGACGCCGGTCTACCTCTCGGACTGGGTCGTGCTGGCCCAGTTCCTGCTGTGGCTGCTCGTCCCGGTCGCGCTCGGCTACCTGGCGTTCAACGACTCGGACCTGTAG
- a CDS encoding PRC-barrel domain containing protein, protein MAQFSEDDEGKDVVMGDDKVGTVQEVRGDTAYVNPDAGITDKIKASLDWGDDDEDTYPLEADQVDAVTDDEVRLRSDL, encoded by the coding sequence ATGGCACAATTCAGCGAGGACGACGAGGGCAAAGACGTCGTCATGGGCGACGACAAGGTCGGAACGGTCCAGGAAGTGCGCGGCGACACGGCGTACGTCAACCCGGACGCCGGCATCACCGACAAGATCAAGGCGAGCCTCGACTGGGGCGACGACGACGAGGACACCTACCCGCTCGAGGCCGACCAGGTCGACGCCGTCACCGACGACGAGGTTCGCCTGCGAAGCGACCTGTAG